The Anopheles gambiae chromosome 2, idAnoGambNW_F1_1, whole genome shotgun sequence genomic sequence CACCGTGTTCACCAGGATGAACAGCCCGGCCGAATACTCCCAGCCCATCGCGTACGGGTCGTGTATGTGCACCGACAGGCACACCCCGTTGCTGCCGTAAAAGTGTGGCCCAAAGTACTCGGTCGCGGACAGTGGGGCGATGGCGGCGGCCGTCGCCACGCCCCACAGCACGGCCAGCCGCAGGATGACGCGCGTTTTGCTGCTGGACCGTTGGTAGAGCGGTCGCGTCACCGACACCAGCCGGTCCCAGGTGACGAgcgtcagcagcagcgtggACGACTGGCAGCTGAGCGTGCTGAGAAAGCCACTAAACGCACAGATCGAGCTCATGCGCCACTCTTCGTCATGGGTAAGATATTCACCTCTGGGGAGAAAAAACCATGCAAAAAACCACCGTTAGCCACTGTAATTGTGCAACAAAGTTTGGTGCTTACAGGGACCTACCTGAAGATAATGTCAGCGGTTGCTATGATGCCGAGGTACACGCCCATCAGCAGATCGCTGGCCGCTAGATGGCGCAGGTAGAGCGAATGTTCCGCGTGCGCTTGGCTGCTGCGCGACCCGACCACATAGCGCCCGAACAGGACTAGCAGATTGCCCACGATACCAATGGCCGCCATTATCCACACACTGTGGAGCGCGCGCGGGTGGtggagcaaaaataaaacaagcaaaaagcaaaacaaaaaaaaaaaaaatgcacgtGATGCACCGTGCAGTCGAAAATGAGAGATGCGCAAATAATGGAAAGAACGATATTAATATCTCGTTAAGAAAGCCATCGGAGCTCGCATTCGCGAACACATCACGCTTCGGGGTACGTGTCGGCGCACGAAAATGTACTGAACCGTGCCCCCCAATCAACTAGGCAACCTTAGCGCGAGaagataattaaaattttaattaaagaacGTTCCACGTCTGAAAGCAATTTTCGTCCCACTCTATCCCCCAAATCTATGAGTAATTCGTATAAGATTCTAATAAGTACATTGCCAACAGCTTCTCTAGCCGCGCTTCTTCATTCACAAGCTTAACGCCAATTGGAAAACACTCATCGGTGTCGCGATGTGTCGCGACCGAACAGAGCTTTCGTACGGCCGTTCGTACCTTGCACGCAGCACGGGATTATCGAGCAGATGccggttgctgctgatgccgTCACCTTTTGGCTCGCAGACACGCACGTGCAGGGCCGCCTTGCAGTGATGGAACTCGGTGAAATGGCTGCCAAAAAGGGGATTAGAAATGAGGGATAGGCATTTTAGCAGCACACGTCCCGTTCACGCCATACGTACATGTGGTGCAGGTTGGTAAGGTTATCCAGCACGCGCCGATCGATCCGGTCAAATTTGTTCCCCTGCAGGTTGCTGTGGTTTGCGCAAAAAAGGAGGCGACAATGTGACAGCAGTGTGGCAATGATAATGGAAACCTATTTCcgctctctctccccttcTATCAACCATACTTACAGTGTTGCCAGCTTGGCTATGCCGCTAAATGCATCCAGCTCGAAATGGgttattttgttgctatttaaAAATCTGTTCACAGGGAGCAGAGAAGGAAGCAAAGAGAACGATTGGTTAGCAAAAGTGTTGATGCCGTTTCCGGGTGCGCACAGTGGAACTATTACGTACAATCCTACTAAATTCGTTAAGTTGCCGAACGTGTCGTTTCGGATCACTGTTAGCAGGTTCTCCGACAGGTAGCTGAAACGAGCGGTAGGAAAACTTTGTATCCTTTGCGGTACGGTACGTGGGCGCGCCCGCGCCCAACCCAAATGCTTACAGATGCTCCAGCGACGGCAGATCCAGCGCACACACCTCGATCGTTTCGATTTGGTTCCGCGCGAGCGAGAGTGTTTGCAGCGTTACCAGCGCCGGTATCATGCCCGGGACGAGCTTCCGCAGTCGGTTGTTGTTTAAGTAGCTgcagtgacacacacacacacacccacacaaacgCATACAGCGAATGTGAAAGCACAAACTTTAGCATCTTAACTATTCGCAGCGATTAGAAGTGGGGCTTACGTACAGTATGCGAAGATTCGTCAGCGGCGCCAGCACATCCTCGGTGAGTGCATCGATCTGGTTGTCTTTCAAGTCACTGCGATGCGGGGGGGAAACGAGGTGGAAATAAATCAACAGTGACAGATCGCACCGGTGGCTCCTCATCCATCATGGTTTGTTTGGGGTGTATACTTACAGCTCCTCGAGAAACTCCAGATTGACAAAGTTCGTCCTTCCCAGCCGGTTAATTCGGTTGCCGCTCAGTACACTTCAGGAGGGgagtaaacaaaacagtacCTCATCCATCATTGGAACGAATGGTTGTTGggttttttgaaatttatagAAATCACTTACAGTATACGCAGCACCGTCCCGGGTGGGAAAAAATCGTCCGGCAGCGTCGTCAGCCCGTTCTGGTCCAAATGTCTTCGAAGAGGGAAGGAAGTATTTACAAAGAAAGCTCATTTCGTATTGTAATTTTTAGATCTTTCTtaaaaatgtgcatttttgtaaacGATTGCACACATTTAGGcgttaaatacatttttaaaacacCTCAAGGTATGCAATGCATTTATACATTAGTGTTACCCGTATAGTCAAATCAAAAAACGCCTAAATCTATTCAATCTGCGATATAACTGACTCCCATTTACAGTTTGGTTTGATTATGCGCTCTTGAAGTTATTCTTAAAATTATGTATGCAATTGCAAGAAGACACATTGAGGAAATTACGTATGATGTCGTATGAAAAAACGCCAAAATCTATGCAATCTACGATTCAATTGGTAACTACtaactagtgatgtgctctctagACCGCACTCACGACTACGTTCCGACTCCGACAAAATGAGAACCAGTAGTTCCGCCCGGAATCAGATTCGTTGGaagtcgtacggagtcgttcggagtcatccggagtcgaccggagtcgtctggcTACAGTTGACTGCGACCGGCTCCGATTCCAGttgactccagacgattcaGACACTGGaggactctggacgactcctgTCAACTCCGAATCCAAAGGACTCCAGGCgatttcggacgactccgaataatTTTGGgtggacctaccttccggagttgGTTCAGAAATTATCGGAATCG encodes the following:
- the LOC1281307 gene encoding relaxin receptor 2; the encoded protein is MKLLVGLLFLSAVNFATPAQASGTLRRALVLPETEYERILEQQQQLGGSFNRNTVTVDGAEPAEPGTVTFRCEDGFFRCNNTLQCIEQSKNCNGFPDCDDGSDELECDDDVGRNYYDHYFRKRPAAINDQLPYTPCNWNDANNTCKCRGTDVLCEYKGLTGLPSVLTSENVTLLDLTGNVFIELNMNVFQRFPKLSTLVLRHCSIERIEPVKLAGSIDALHLDQNGLTTLPDDFFPPGTVLRILVLSGNRINRLGRTNFVNLEFLEELDLKDNQIDALTEDVLAPLTNLRILYLNNNRLRKLVPGMIPALVTLQTLSLARNQIETIEVCALDLPSLEHLYLSENLLTVIRNDTFGNLTNLVGLFLNSNKITHFELDAFSGIAKLATLNLQGNKFDRIDRRVLDNLTNLHHIHFTEFHHCKAALHVRVCEPKGDGISSNRHLLDNPVLRASVWIMAAIGIVGNLLVLFGRYVVGSRSSQAHAEHSLYLRHLAASDLLMGVYLGIIATADIIFRGEYLTHDEEWRMSSICAFSGFLSTLSCQSSTLLLTLVTWDRLVSVTRPLYQRSSSKTRVILRLAVLWGVATAAAIAPLSATEYFGPHFYGSNGVCLSVHIHDPYAMGWEYSAGLFILVNTVSLLFIGISYLRMLQAIRVSRNETRNTLNCREKVVARRFAIIVATDCVCWMPVIVVKLVALAGYEISPSLYAWLAVLVLPINSALNPVLYTLTTAQFKQQLARFCYSLPCGAHPEYDSAIDSRNSMAQFSHNGSKRMMNRRERMSSNTKVYEFK